A section of the Desulfovibrio sp. X2 genome encodes:
- a CDS encoding ABC transporter substrate-binding protein — translation MRRGDARRRPEAGAAWTGPASLAAGLLAALLLLAAPCRASHTVRLATLNWQPYVGTDLPGDGFYAQVVREALRRSGYTLELAFLPWPRGMRRATEGQLDGIFPAYHTGEREAIFTYSDPLGTGVVGFFALRGRNIHWRTLRDLTPYSIAVQRGYANSEAFDAADYLNKEVVSDDQTAMRMLAAGRVDMMISDERVGQALARRLLGPKADEVVFLQPPLEEMPLYVCFSKRAGRAGQLKAALDAGLASMRADGTLARLKAASGF, via the coding sequence ATGAGGCGAGGCGACGCCCGACGTCGCCCGGAAGCAGGCGCGGCCTGGACCGGCCCCGCGTCCCTGGCCGCCGGGCTCCTGGCCGCACTGCTCCTGCTCGCCGCCCCCTGCCGGGCCTCGCACACCGTGCGCCTGGCGACCCTGAACTGGCAGCCCTACGTGGGAACGGACCTCCCCGGCGACGGCTTCTACGCCCAGGTGGTGCGCGAGGCCCTGCGCCGCTCGGGCTACACGCTCGAGCTCGCCTTCCTGCCCTGGCCGCGCGGCATGCGCCGGGCCACCGAAGGCCAGCTCGACGGCATCTTTCCCGCCTACCACACGGGCGAGCGCGAGGCGATCTTCACCTATTCCGACCCACTCGGAACGGGCGTGGTCGGCTTCTTCGCCCTGCGCGGGAGGAACATCCACTGGCGCACCCTGCGCGACCTGACGCCCTATTCCATCGCCGTGCAGCGCGGCTACGCCAACAGCGAGGCCTTCGACGCGGCCGATTACCTGAACAAGGAGGTCGTGAGCGACGACCAGACCGCCATGCGCATGCTGGCGGCGGGGCGGGTGGACATGATGATCTCCGACGAGCGGGTGGGACAGGCGCTGGCCAGGCGGCTTCTCGGGCCGAAGGCGGACGAGGTCGTCTTCCTGCAGCCGCCGCTGGAGGAGATGCCGCTCTACGTCTGCTTCTCCAAGAGGGCGGGACGGGCCGGACAGCTCAAGGCCGCGCTCGACGCGGGCCTCGCCTCCATGCGCGCCGACGGCACCCTCGCCCGCCTCAAGGCCGCGAGCGGCTTCTAG
- a CDS encoding EAL and HDOD domain-containing protein, protein MSHDHGEITYTPTVFARQPIFDGDERVWGYDLFYRDSPEAEAAVITDGQMATLTVAANAFSHSERAPSRDETRVMLSFTEEAVIEELPLVLPSKSTVVKLREPDVLLPELVEAVRRIRAEGFLVALDDFSAHPGFTPLYRQADILIIDALEKDGFEVKRLLSGAAAFPAKVMAKRVEERSRYETLRKLGVSLYQGFFIQKPTVVPGRKLSSNEASRLNLFRILQRDEPDFNELAALIQTDVSISFRLLSFLNSATFSFPQKVHSIKQAIVILGWNKVRNWLRLIILTDMLPPGKSSELPYLSAIRGKFLEKAGASRSDPAQEPASLFLLGLFSLLDAMFDMPMEEILESLPLETAIADALCGRESPYVLWIDLAKCFESGNWERLDVTMEELGLDPLVVARCYYDSLLWANSFFGFRTET, encoded by the coding sequence ATGTCCCACGATCATGGGGAAATCACATATACACCCACCGTCTTCGCCCGACAACCCATTTTCGACGGCGACGAGCGGGTTTGGGGATACGACCTCTTCTACCGCGACAGCCCGGAGGCCGAGGCGGCGGTCATAACGGACGGCCAGATGGCCACCCTGACGGTGGCCGCCAACGCCTTCAGCCATTCCGAGCGCGCCCCGTCGCGCGACGAGACGCGGGTCATGCTGTCCTTCACCGAGGAGGCGGTCATCGAGGAACTGCCCCTGGTGCTGCCGTCCAAGAGCACCGTTGTGAAGCTGCGCGAGCCGGACGTGCTCCTTCCCGAGCTTGTCGAGGCCGTGCGGCGCATCCGGGCCGAGGGGTTCCTCGTGGCCCTGGACGATTTCAGCGCCCACCCCGGTTTCACGCCCCTCTACCGCCAAGCGGACATCCTGATCATCGACGCCCTGGAGAAGGACGGCTTCGAGGTCAAGCGCCTGCTCTCCGGGGCCGCGGCCTTTCCGGCCAAGGTCATGGCCAAGCGCGTGGAGGAACGCAGCCGCTACGAGACGCTGCGAAAGCTCGGCGTCTCTCTCTACCAGGGCTTCTTCATCCAGAAGCCCACCGTGGTGCCGGGCCGCAAGCTCTCCTCCAACGAGGCCTCGCGCCTGAACCTCTTCCGCATCCTGCAGCGCGACGAGCCCGACTTCAACGAACTCGCCGCGCTCATCCAGACCGACGTGTCCATCAGCTTCCGCCTGCTCTCCTTTCTCAACTCGGCCACCTTCTCCTTCCCGCAGAAGGTGCACTCCATCAAGCAGGCCATCGTCATCCTCGGCTGGAACAAGGTCCGCAACTGGCTGCGCCTGATCATCCTCACCGACATGCTGCCTCCGGGGAAATCCTCGGAACTCCCCTACCTCTCGGCCATCAGGGGCAAGTTCCTGGAGAAGGCCGGGGCGAGCCGCTCCGACCCGGCCCAGGAACCGGCCAGCCTCTTCCTGCTCGGCCTCTTCTCCCTGCTCGACGCCATGTTCGACATGCCCATGGAGGAGATCCTGGAGAGCCTGCCGCTCGAGACGGCCATCGCGGACGCCCTCTGCGGCCGGGAATCGCCCTACGTCCTGTGGATCGACCTGGCCAAGTGCTTCGAGAGCGGCAACTGGGAGCGGTTGGACGTGACCATGGAAGAACTCGGGCTGGACCCGCTGGTCGTGGCCCGCTGCTACTACGATTCCCTCCTGTGGGCCAATTCCTTCTTCGGATTCAGGACCGAGACATGA
- a CDS encoding cyclic nucleotide-binding domain-containing protein → MIDPDHLLEHPHDQAGYLDKLRLLPGFDVLDDERLRCLLSATKVRRYEPGEMIIREGESSPRFYFLLQGLVRVFKGAVELGCLQRLGEVFGEMGVIDKSPRSASVQAIQRTLCLVLDAEALDGQQGEFKAALGAMVYKAFAERLVERLRETTDENVRLKEALARQGLALP, encoded by the coding sequence ATGATCGACCCCGACCATCTTCTCGAACATCCGCACGACCAGGCGGGCTATCTCGACAAGCTGCGGCTCCTGCCGGGCTTCGACGTGCTCGACGACGAGCGGCTGCGCTGCCTCCTCTCCGCGACCAAGGTCCGGCGCTACGAGCCGGGCGAGATGATCATCCGCGAGGGCGAGTCCTCCCCGCGCTTCTATTTCCTTCTGCAGGGGCTCGTGCGCGTCTTCAAGGGCGCGGTGGAGCTCGGCTGCCTGCAGCGCCTGGGCGAGGTCTTCGGCGAGATGGGCGTGATCGACAAGAGTCCCCGCAGCGCCTCGGTGCAGGCCATCCAGCGCACGCTCTGCCTGGTCCTCGACGCCGAGGCCCTGGACGGGCAGCAGGGGGAGTTCAAGGCCGCCCTGGGAGCCATGGTCTACAAGGCCTTTGCCGAGCGCCTGGTGGAACGGCTGCGCGAGACGACCGACGAGAACGTGCGCCTCAAGGAGGCCCTCGCACGACAGGGCCTCGCCCTGCCCTGA